The region TGAGAGCCTGATTTGTTTTCCTAATTTGTCCTGCAAATTTCAAATAGTAGTGCATCTCTCACTTCCTGTGCCCATTTAAAAATGATCACTGAGtcttatagcacagaaacaggcccaccaCATAAATGCTGACCAACAGGTACCAATCCTACGTATCAGCATTGGTCTATAGTCCACTATGCCTTGGCAATTCTAGTGCTTGTCCAGATGTTTTTTAAGTGTGATAGTTCTTGCCTCCATCACTTCTCAGGCAGTGTATGCTAAATTTCCTATCCTTGTTTAACTTTGATATCATGTGAATCAAACAACAATGTTAAAATAAGTCTTGGTGACTTACATAGAGGgaaaaaatggctgcagtgtccAAAAAGCATGGTCATTGGCCAACAATTCcctacagagtcatacagcacagaaacaggccctcggCTCCATTTAGTCCGTGCtgagctattattctgcctagtcccgtcGACCTACCCTCCATATCCCacacatccacgtacctatccaaatttctcataaATGCTGAAATCGAACCCAAatccacctcttctgctggcagcttgttccacactctcaccaccctctgagtgaagaagttgccccctgtttcacctttcaactttaacccatgaccgctagttctagtttcacccaacctcggtggaaaaagcctgcttgcatttaccatatccaGATTCCACTTAatttctcccctcattctcctatgctgtagggaataaagtcctaaccgattTAACCTAtcccaataactcaggtcctcaagtcctataAGCTTAATTACCCCTGTGTAACAATACACTACCACCTATGGCTGACTAGACTGAATTACAAACACATTATTATAACAAGTAGACTTCAAGCTTAGTGGAGACATTTGATAAGTGGAGGCTTCACCTGTCTCTCTCTAATCAATCTCCCTCCAGAGTAACAGATCACAAGACCATTCTACAAGGTCAGAACTCAATTACTATTAGTCTTTTGCTTCTGATAACATTGCCTCTGTATTCAGTACATGCAGTGTTTTGTAGACatgtgaagaagaagaagaatatatAGATCATTAGTTAAATTTGTAACTGAATCTGTTCTTCTGGTCCAGGATCACGTAGGAGCTTCTTACTACAGAAAGTGGCCGGATAAAGACATGGTGTTGATCTTGGGCCGACGCATTAGCAGGGATGACAACCACTTCCATGACTCGCCCATCACCAAACGTAAAGTCTTTGAGCTTGAACAGAAGCCCTTGACTGGTCAAGAGGTTTATGACTTCTCCTCGGGCTCGTCCCATGCCGAGAGCATCCTGGAGATGTTGAATGAATTTCGGAACAGCAGGCTGTTCACTGACGTGATTATCTGTGTGGAGGGCCGAGAGTTTCCCTGCCACCGCGCCATCCTCTCTTCCTGCAGCAGCTACTTCAGAGCCATGTTCTGCAATGATCACCGTGAGAGCAGGGAGATGCTGGTGGAGATTAATGGGATATTTGCCGAAGCCATGGACCAGTTCCTGCAATATGTCTACACCGGGAGGGTAAAAATCACCCCAGACAACGTACAGTATCTCTTTGAAACTTCTAACCTCTTCCAGATCAGTGCCATCCGAGAGGCATGTGCCAAGTTCTTAGAGGAGCAGCTCGATCCTTGCAACTGCCTGGGCATCCAGAAGTTCGCCGATACGCACTCCCTGAAGTCTCTCAACTCCAAGTGCAGAGGCTTTTGCCTGCAGACGTTCTCGGAGGTCGCTCAACATGAGGAGTTCCTGGGGCTGCAGAAAGACGAGCTGATTGACTACGTCTCGAGTGATGAACTGGTGGTCGGCAAGGAGGAGACGGTATACGAGTCTGTGATGCGTTGGGTCTATCATGACATGGACCAGAGGAGGCCCATGATGAAGGAGGTGCTGACCCACGTCAGGCTCCCCTTGTTACACCCCAATTACTTTGTGCAGACGGTGGAAGGAGATCAGCTGATCCAGAATTCTCCTGAGTGCTACCAACTCCTCCACGAGGCCAGGAGATACCATGTACTTGGTAATGAGATGATGTCACCACGGACTAGACCTCGCAGGTGAGGGGGTAAATGAAACCCAACACTTTTACTTAAAGTATCCCAAGGTTACCGCTACTCTGTAAACAGTCATTTGGGTTGAGACTTAGCCATGGAGAAATAACCTAGGTGGCCTCCCTGTATGTAAAGCAATTCCATTGGCTAAAGGGTTTTTATTATAGGAAGCTAGCTGACAGGTGCCCTGAGGTAGATCCAGTTAGACTTTATACATCTTGAGATAATTTAGTCCATGATTTGTCACAACAGGTTGGTGTAAAGCCACCAAGGTTCATCCTGAACAGAACCAGATTTCAACCAGACTCAGAATCCCAGCTTTCATGATTGTCAATTGCGACAAGTGCTGTCTTTTCACAAAAAAATTGTTTCTACGTTACTACTGACACTGGAGTGCATTGAGTACTTTGCAAAAATGGCGCAGGTACATGCACCATAATTAGTAATTAGTAGTATTCTTTTATTGACACAAATGCTAATGGACATCCATTAAAAGCAAAGGGGAGCTTTAAAGGAGATATGCAAAGCAGGGTTTTATTTACACTGAAAGTGGTAGATggctggaacaggctgccaggagATACAACAGTGGTGCTTAGACAGAcccatgaatatgcagggaatggaggggtcatGGGCAGGTGGAAGAGAGATACTTTAATTTGGCACTGGGCTCAGCACAGAtatcatgagccaaagggcctgttattcTAGTCTGTGTTGTTTGACTCTCTCTGTCATTTCCTTCCCTCTAGGTCTACAGGTTACTCTGAAGTTATTGTGGTGGTGGGAGGCTGCGAGCGGGTGGGCGGCTTCAATCTGCCTTACACAGAGTGCTATGACCCAGGGACTGGAGAGTGGAGATCGCTGGCCAAACTTCCAGAGTTCACCAAGTCCGAGTATGCAGTATGCGCCTTGAGGAATGACATCCTGGTAACAGGTAAAGGAACGAAGACTGCAATAATCAAATAGAGCGTCACACATTGTCCtctcacactctgggactggctGGTACTTAGGGTCGAAAGTGCAGAACTCGAGTGAATGAAAAGAGCTGCACAATTAAAGGTAGTATAATGTGGAATAATCGACTGCATCCACAGATTTTAATAGAATCCATGATCTTTTTTTTCATGAATTATCCTCTTAGATATGAAGCAGTTTTTGTGCAAGAACTGACGGCAGTGTCAACCACTTCCTATCATTTCTAACCTTTTTCACCCCTCTATCAATGCCCTCCTCAAAACGTGCTTTGATTTCAAACATGGTCTCTTTGCCCTGTGTTGTCTTTCTCTTCCCTTCACTTTCTTTGTACTTTACTGCTGCTGTTCCTCTTCATACcactcctctttctctctcctcactCATTGCTTCTGcccctcacttccacagacttCCCCATCCTTGCTCTTCCAGTTTCTTTCTCCTGTTCCTGCCTCTCCACAGTTGGATCTATTGGGATCTCAGAGGCTCACAATAGGAGACTAGTGCCTCGGATTGCTGCACCTGATCATGCAAACACAAGGTCGACAACCAAAGGAGTGAATCCATACTTGGTAGATGGATTTCTGCAGTATCAACTTATTGATAATCATGACTTGGAAATTTAGCTGTCACAGAGGAGACTGAGCCAGCACAGGTTCCATTAATGGGTGGATGGAAGTGCAGAGCTGTTGAGGATCCACTGGGGGATGGGCATACCCATGACCTAAGCAAGATGTCGATTGACTGATTTAGATATTAAACTTCTTTAAAGCCCTCAAAATTTGTCCTAATCTCCTTTCTGAACAGTCTCCACTGaagcttttcaaagttcaaagtaaatatatgtcaccatatacgaccctgagattcattttcctgtgggcatactcagcgaatatgtagaacagtaactataacaggatcaatgaaagatcaaccagagtgtagaagacaacaaattgtgcaattgcaaatataaataaggCACTATAGAAAGTTGAAAGTGGTGTTTAGGCTTTTCTTTATGAAATAGGCTGTACCATAATTGAGCCCAGGGTACACAATTGGAGTTTAAATGCTCCTTCCCATTAAGGAACACTAAAATCATTTTCCcttcatatcctttgatgccatttATCCTAATCCGGTTGCTGGCATAGGTTTCAAAATTCTCAGTGCTCTTTTGTGAGTCAGTGGTTCTAATTTATCCCTAAACATAAGATTGCAGCTCTTTGTTCATGTTTTCCTCTCTATTTGAAATAGTACCCCTGTTTCTGCAAGCAGACAGTGGACGCAGCAGAAATCTGGTACAGGCCTATTTCTGCTAAAGCTTGTAAAAACACTGCACGGGCCCCGTTTCCAGCCGAGTCTCCAGTTTCTCTTTGTCTCTGACAGGTGGCAGAATCAACAGCCGTGATGTGTGGATGTATAACTCCCAGCTCAACATCTGGATGCGAGTGGCCTGTTTAAACAAAGGCAGGTGGCGCCACAAAATGGCTGTCCTTCTTGGCAAGGTAAAAGCAAGTATTCAACAAACCATAGCTTTTCATTCAGATTTAAGTAGGAAATAAACTCCTGTTACTTGCCTTTTTTAATTAAATGAAGATCAAAATGGTTCAAAGAAAATAAGGTTGAAGTGACTGATAATTAATTAAGCCTGATTTGCAACAGCTCTCATTTAGTTTCTTTGATGGCTAAGTGGAAATGTGTACATACAAGTGTGCTACAGCTCATCACAAAACATGTTTGATCTTCAGTTTGTTCTCTGTCTCTCTTGATCTTCCAGTGATCTCCTCTCTCTCCCAGTTCCTTGTTCCTCTCTTTTATTCAACCTCCTTCCCCATTTCACAGTGGTGTCTTCACATGTCTACCTGTGATTCCTTCTCAACTTTTTGGGTCACTTTTTGTAGTTACGCCCTTCTTTGTGTCACAGTCCATTCTATTCTCAGTACTCTGTTTAGGAAGTTTTTCAATACATAAATGTCAGCTGTATTTCACTTTCAGCACATTGTGGATTCCATTGCCCTCTAGTGACTTAAGAAAAAAAATCCACGTCAATATTTCAGCTTGTACTGTGTTACCTCCCACACAGAACTTTAAAGTGAGGGCCACCCACTCATCCAGGTGGATGTTAAAACCCTGTCATCACCCCTATTTCAAAGAGGGGCATGGGAGTTCTAATGTACTGAATGGTTATCCCCCCAAACAACGTTACCGAAGAACACTCTTTGGCCATTTCTTTTCATGCTCTGTTCAAGTGGAAATTGGCTGAAATGTTTTCCTGTAGGATAACAGTTCAAAAAAAGTACTCCTTTGTTTGAATTATTCAGGATGCTTTGAAACATGGTCCTTCTTATAAAAATGACAGCAAGTGCTGTGGCTTTTGTTACTTTTGATGAATTGGTCCAGTAATATAAAAATAGATCTGTTGCCTTTGTCATTCTAGGCAGTAaggttcaaagtcaaagttgagattTTTGCCGTATGTGCAAGTACATGTGTACATAAGTGCAGTGTAAAACTTACTTGGAGCAACTTTACTGGCACATCAGATGTGCAACATTCACACAAAAGCATAACTTAAAGATAAATTATGTGCAATTTTTGCAAGAAAGAACAGAATTAGAGCAAAAATACAAAATCCATTGTAGTGTGATTAGGGTTGGACAGGTTGGTTCAAAAGCTGAATGGTTGAAGTAGGTGCTCTTGAAGCCCTTGACGTGGGACTTCAGGCCTCTGTAACCTCTTGCCTGGATTAGTGGCATGACTCAGATGGTAGAGATCTTTATCAGATGTTTGAGGATCTGGGAGATGTGTGGTAGAAACCTGAGCTTGGTGAATGAGGACAACGTGCATCACCCATGAAGTGACTACCGTTGCAATAAAATAACATTAAcacatctcagcccaaaacgtcgactgtttatttcccctccgTACACGCTGCCCAGATTGCTGggttcctgcaacattttgtgtgtgctgcataagatttccagtatctgcaaagtCTTTTGTGTTCATGATTAACAAGTACGTGCGTGAATAGACATCTGCTCAGAATCTGCACAGCCATTTGAAAACTATCAAAAGTACGAAAGGTATACATGTGGATTAAGCCTTTAGTTATGGAAGAGGAATGGGATTTTGCACTACACAAACACCTGTCAAATGGTGAAAGAACACATTTTAGGAAAAACACCGTTACAAAAGGAGTTTCTAAAGTCTGAAAACTGGCTCACTGAATTAACTCCAGCTATTGTCCTGCTGTTTCCTCAGTCATTTAGTTTAAGAAAACTATTTTCAAAGTGTATCACTGGCAAGTTCGACACAATTTGTATCCCTTAGGAAGATTGCAGTGATGTGAAATCTTGATCCATTGTGGTTCATATGATGAAGGTACTCGTTATGCTATTTTTGTAGCAAGTTCCAAGACTTAAGTTGAGTGACAAGAAGGGAAAATACATGTTGCTAAAAGTAAGGATGGTGTGTGTCTCAGAGCCAAACTTATAGGGACTGGGTTTCCCACAGATCTTTTCTCCTTTGACCCTCTAGGCAGTAAGGTTTGTGGATTTCGGAGGAGCTGCAGTGAAATTGCTGCATTGGATTTTGGAGGAAGATAGAAGAGGAGAAAGGAGAGTGATGTTCTTAGATTCAGTTGAAGGGAAGAAGAAATGTTAGTTTTTAATTCTGGCCTTGCTAGAAGATGACAACGTGTCCCTTTATTGCTCTGTAGTTTCAAATGCTGTCACACAGATCAATCTCCTAAAACTACTTCACCACCGGCCTATGTACAACACTACTTCCTCCTTCAGGGTCAAGGATGACTTTCTTTCACTCTGCATCTGTGAAGTTCTGAGGTAGCTACTCAGGCCAATCTGTGAAATGCAAACTCTTCTACAGGTGGAGAAGGAGATGCTTAACTGGGCAAGTGGGTGGGTCTCCTCCAGAAAGCGGAATACACCTTCCAGGTTCTTTATAATTTGACATGTCAGTGTCAGAGTGTTTGAGTTCCCTAGCAGTGTGTGAAGAGTGAAATTAAGGTACGTCCCTGCTACAGTTGGGATCCTGGCATTTCAGGTCCAGAATTCCAAAGACTGGAGTCTAAGATTCTTTAAACCTGGGATAACCATTGTACCCCAGCCAGCCAGCATAGAGGCCTCACAGAGTGAGGCTTTGATCCAATGGTAAGGAGGACCAAAATTAGCCaactcctgtaaaaattggctAACCCTCCTGTAAAGATCAAGTAAAACAGCCTTTTTATAAAAGAAGACTCCCCATTATCATAGTTATGCAAGGGTTAATATCGGAAAGTTGTTGTGTTGGAGCTATACAACTACAGCGATGGTCCTAGACTGAGCACCTCTACCTTTGCCACGGTTGTGTTATTCTCCTCCCAGGAAAGCCTGCCTCTCTGTGTCGGGAAACACTGTTGTGCTCTTTGTGTGGGTGAACATGCTGAGGCAGGTAAAGCAAATAAGGCTGGGTAACTGAACACCTAGCAACAGAAACGCCAGGGGCTCTCTGCTAGGCTCTCAGATCAGCCACTCACAATGCACTAATCGTCTGGAATATTCCGGGTCACCTCAGTGATACTGGATCCGTAAACATGAAGCACCAACTTGTTCAAACTGGTTGCCGTGGCTTTAAAATGGTGATAGATTTCAAAAAATTATCCTTCAAATATCTTTATTAGAGCTGGTGATTAGTTACTGACATAGAAGTTAACCATTTCCTCCACAGATTATGCTGGATCTTCTAAGAATTTCCGCATTTTCTGTTTCAATGATGTTACTACCAATGACATTAGCATGTCAACTTTATCATCATCTGTGTTGTGAAACAAAGGTTTTCTGCCAAATAGTgcaacaagcaggattttcccTCAATGCACAATCGTCATATCTAGAGAGTTTATTAACACCATTAACATCTTCCAGAACATCAGGGATGTTCTCCTTCTTCGAAGAACAgtgttttccttcctccaccgttgatgctgccctcacctgcatctcctccactttCTGGACGTGCTCCCTTACCACATATTCCCAACactttaacagggatagagttcctcttggcCTTACCTagcaccccatgagcctctgcattcaTCTAGTTATTCTCCGCATCTTCCgccatcttcaaagggatccaaacacacctttacctcccccaccccaccccactctctgctttctaccaAGATCGCTCTCTTCATCaattccttgtccattcgttcctcccCAATAATCTTCCTGTGCTGGCATTTATCTATGCAAGTGGAAGAGGTACTACACCTGCCCAGTCACTCTttgctcatctccattcagggccccaaacagtccttacaggtATATCAGGtcctcctgatgtggcctcctctgcatAGCTGAGACCCAGTGGTAGATTGGGTGACCACTTTGTGGGGCGTCTTCGCTCCATCATCAACaaacaggatttcccagtggccaatccccatttccattccaacatattGGTCTGTGACCTCCTCTAATTCCACTAGGAGGCCAATCtcaatttggagaaacaacatcttatatttccatctgggtagcctccaacctgttagcATGAACagtgaattctctaacttctgataattttccccctcctcctttcctctgcttctattctgcactctggctTCTCTTATCACCTCCTCGGTgcctctcctttcctttctcccatggtccactctcctctcttatcagattccttattcttcagccttttaccttttccacctatcacctcccagcttctcacttcatctccacctcccccacccacctggcttcacctatcaccttctagcttgtgttcctttccctccccctcacctttttattcggACTTCCTGCCCCTTCCTTTCTTGTACTGATTAAAGGTCTCAACCCAAATTGTctaatgtttattcctttcctcagatgctgccagacttgctgagtttctccagcattttgcttgtgttactctggatttccagcatctgcagaatgtcttgtgtttatgacatTCAGCTCACTCCATCTCTGCCTCGCTTTTAACTCTCTCGTGCTTCTTTCGTCCTGACCTTCTCACGGGAATAaatcagcatggaaacaggtcctgttCCCCATCTCATCCATGTCGACCATGGTGCTCACTATTCTAGTCTCATTTGCCAGAATTTGGtccctatccctctaaacctttcctatccatgtacttatccaaatgtcttctAAATGTTATcattgtacttgcctcaaccacttcctctggcagctttgtGCTtgtgttcaccaccctctgcatgaagaagttgcccttTTGAATCACTATGCCCTTTTAAATTCCCCGTTTTATTTGGCGGCATCTGTGAAAAGAAGCAGAGTTAACAGAAGTTCTTCCACCTGAGGTATTAACTGTCtctgtttccattgatgctgcctgctttCTGAGTGTTTCTGGCATTGTCTCATACTATTTCTGATTTCTAACATCGTTAGTTTTAAAGAGAATGTTTGAGGTCGTACAGAAAGAAGTTTTACCCTGTTTTCACCTTTGTActtaagaaaggatgagctggcatTAGACAGAGGTTTAACTAGTTTGATTACTGGGATGTATAAAGGACAGTTGAACCTGTTGGGCCTATTATCATTGTACGTGTGATGTTATAAGAGTGGGTGCTTCCCCTGGTGAATAAGGCAGTGCCCACTTCATTAGAAGGAGAGTTGGGAAATTTCTTCTCAGAGGATGGTAAACCTAGATGTCTGTGGAGCTGAAGTCAGTTATTATATCCAAGACGGAGATCGACAAACATCTGAACTAGTAGAGGTatacagagagagtggggaaatGGTTCTGAAGCTAAAATtgaatcaaccatgatcttactgaaagtTCAAGGGGTCAAGTGCATCTCTCGTTCAAGTGACTTAGTTATCCtgttgaaatcttaagaatgtaattTTTGAAAAATTGGTCATAGGTAAGGAACTTTTCTCTGCGTCTAACCCACGTTTTACCTGAGCAGACAACTGAATGTTTGATGGGGCAGCATAAGGTTAACTTTCCTCTGTCACTGAACTGGGATGTTTGAAGGCACAGTGTAGAGGGAGGTTTACCTCCTTATCAATCACAGTTGAGCAGTTATTGTTGAATGTGTGTATGGACTATGCACAGGTGGAATGAAACACATCACAGGCATAAAGCATTAGAGACTCAGCATTGACAAGAAAATAATAAATTGCTAATAAATTACACAAAAATTATATAAGAAAAAACAAAATTGGAATACAAAAAAACAAGGTCCATTGTCATACAAAGTGGTGTTGCTAAACTGAGGTGGTTAAGGTTGTGCCAGTTAATTCAAGAACCGATTGGTTGAaaggaagtaactgttcttgaacctggtggtgggactTTGGACTTCTGTTACCACCTGCTACAAGAAGATGGCAAGGTCCACGTTGTGGGGATGGTTATTAATAGTTGTTGCCTTCTTGATGTTTAAACTTATGGTGGGAAAGGATGTGCCTGTGACATTGGGCTGACTCCACTACTCTTTGCAGCTTTTTACATTCCTATACATTTGAATTGCTCTACCAGACCATACTGTAACCAGTGAGGACAGTTGCAACAGTGCGTCTGCAGGCGTTTGTTAGTGTTCAGTGACATGCAAACTTTCTCAGCCTTTcccctgagtgctccagtttcctcttagATCCCAAAGCTgtgagggttagtaagttaattatcCACTCGTAATTGCTGCTGTGACTGGTAGAATCTGGGCGACAAGGAATTGATAGGACTGTGGGGAGATGAAAATAGGTCATGGTGTGAACATGTGCTTGATAATCAAaccggacttgatgggccaaagagcctgtttccgaACTGTAACTCTGTACGACTGTATGAAAAACGAAAATCAGAGGTGTACAGCCAAATAAACTACTTGGCACAAAGGAAAATTGTTGCCATGGCGGGAGAGCTGCCATCTCAGCCACAGAACTCTGCAGGAATCTCTCTGGATAGTGTT is a window of Hemitrygon akajei chromosome 3, sHemAka1.3, whole genome shotgun sequence DNA encoding:
- the klhl24a gene encoding kelch-like protein 24a; translated protein: MVLILGRRISRDDNHFHDSPITKRKVFELEQKPLTGQEVYDFSSGSSHAESILEMLNEFRNSRLFTDVIICVEGREFPCHRAILSSCSSYFRAMFCNDHRESREMLVEINGIFAEAMDQFLQYVYTGRVKITPDNVQYLFETSNLFQISAIREACAKFLEEQLDPCNCLGIQKFADTHSLKSLNSKCRGFCLQTFSEVAQHEEFLGLQKDELIDYVSSDELVVGKEETVYESVMRWVYHDMDQRRPMMKEVLTHVRLPLLHPNYFVQTVEGDQLIQNSPECYQLLHEARRYHVLGNEMMSPRTRPRRSTGYSEVIVVVGGCERVGGFNLPYTECYDPGTGEWRSLAKLPEFTKSEYAVCALRNDILVTGGRINSRDVWMYNSQLNIWMRVACLNKGRWRHKMAVLLGKVYAVGGYDGHNRLNSVECYDSFSNRWIEVEPLKEAVSSPAVVSCISKLFVIGGGPDDNTCSDKVQCYDPTTSVWLLRAPIPIAKRCITAVSLNNLIYVAGGLTKSIYCYDPVEDYWIHAVNTFSRQESCGMSVCNGKIYILGGRKETGEASDTITCYDPATGIITAMAAMPRPISYHGCVTIHRYNEKYRP